A window of the Phaseolus vulgaris cultivar G19833 chromosome 5, P. vulgaris v2.0, whole genome shotgun sequence genome harbors these coding sequences:
- the LOC137834389 gene encoding uncharacterized protein: MEKEWAKFPRFSREYIDGLESFLDFAYTRGRPQGREILCPCADCRNCVWARRHVVYDHLIATGFLKGYKVWIHHGEEISSTTKSDDDMIDNEDSQDDIYGLLYNTHRNVVEAKGGKEGPNDEARKFYHLINDANQELYPGSKNFSTLSFIIRLYLLKCLYGWSNSSFTDLLQLLKEVMPSLNIPDSFNKTKTMIGDLGLDYKKIHACPKDCMLFWQENEGLDVCSICKSSRWKEFPNANSEVEQPKYEHKVPAKVLRHFPLIPRLQRLFMCSKTAESMRWHEEERSKDGKMRHPADGEAWKKFDSLHEDFSTDSRNVRLGLASDGFNPFRTMSISHSTWPVMMVVYNFPPWLCITYYQWQ, translated from the coding sequence ATGGAGAAAGAGTGGGCAAAATTTCCAAGGTTTAGCAGAGAATATATAGATGGTCTTGagtcatttttagattttgctTACACTAGAGGAAGACCTCAAGGACGTGAGATTTTATGTCCATGCGCTGATTGTAGAAACTGTGTTTGGGCAAGAAGACATGTGGTTTATGATCATTTAATAGCCACAGGCTTTCTAAAAGGATATAAGGTTTGGATTCACCATGGAGAAGAAATATCTTCGACTACAAAAAGTGATGATGACATGATAGATAATGAAGATTCACAAGATGATATTTATGGCTTATTGTATAACACACATAGAAATGTGGTAGAAGCAAAAGGAGGCAAAGAGGGTCCTAATGATGAAGCTAGAAAGTTCTACCATTTGATTAATGATGCAAATCAAGAACTCTACCCTGGGAGTAAAAACTTCTCCACTTTATCTTTCATCATTCGACTGTATTTATTGAAATGTCTTTATGGTTGGAGCAATTCTTCATTCACTGATCTCCTACAATTACTAAAAGAGGTTATGCCTAGTTTGAATATTCCTGATTCTTTTAACAAAACAAAGACTATGATTGGTGATCTAGGCCTTGATTATAAAAAGATTCATGCGTGTCCGAAAGATTGTATGTTATTTTGGCAAGAGAATGAGGGTCTAGATGTTTGTAGTATATGTAAATCTTCACGATGGAAGGAATTTCCAAATGCCAATTCTGAGGTTGAACAACCAAAATATGAGCATAAAGTTCCTGCCAAAGTATTGCGACACTTTCCATTGATTCCTAGACTTCAAAGACTATTTATGTGTTCAAAGACTGCTGAGTCCATGAGATGGCATGAAGAAGAACGATCGAAGGATGGGAAAATGAGACACCCCGCTGATGGTGAAGCTTGGAAGAAATTTGATAGTCTTCATGAAGATTTTTCTACTGATTCGCGCAATGTAAGACTTGGTCTGGCTAGTGATGGCTTTAATCCATTTAGGACCATGAGCATATCACATAGCACGTGGCCTGTGATGATGGTGGTGTACAACTTTCCACCTTGGTTGTGCATTACTTACTACCAGTGGCAATAA